A stretch of Coregonus clupeaformis isolate EN_2021a chromosome 37, ASM2061545v1, whole genome shotgun sequence DNA encodes these proteins:
- the LOC121553185 gene encoding multiple inositol polyphosphate phosphatase 1 codes for MLLTIPLKVIIAHFFFSYISCCSLWGDVLTTPDIPAIAKYFTTKGRYEEVNPYLIDDILAVNKSLVKSPSAECREIHLTAIIRHGSRYPTTKNIKKMREFHNLVVQKASGEESWLREIRQWKMWYTDEMDGRLVQKGVLDHRNLAVRLSKLFPSLVSKEKLQDGHIKFMTSSKHRCVNSTLSFQRGLAKLWDIEDEEIDYEVNDALMRFFDHCTRFVETVDKNQSAMAELDKFKSSAEMRRVQEKIADRLLVPYSHITSDMAEAAFHLCAYELAIKTINSPWCQLFDEADALVLEYANDLKQFWKRGYGHDINSKSSCILFHDVFSRLDRAANEIRSGSNVTEAATIQVGHADTLLPLLTLLGFFKDSVPLTSNNYVTQGQRAFRTSRMMPYAANLVLVLYDCSGNLRLQALLNERPLAFPGLAATQGEEGAPLYQDVRDHYGELLQGCDFEKECQLFPSK; via the exons ATGCTGCTTACCATTCCGTTGAAAGTTATTATTGCGCATTTCTTCTTTAGTTACATCTCGTGTTGTTCATTATGGGGAGATGTCCTGACTACTCCAGATATTCCAGCGATTGCCAAATATTTCACCACAAAAGGTAGATATGAGGAAGTGAACCCTTACCTCATAGATGACATACTGGCTGTAAACAAATCTCTTGTGAAGTCCCCATCTGCAGAATGTCGCGAAATTCATCTGACCGCTATCATACGGCACGGCTCAAGGTACCCGACGACGAAAAACATCAAGAAGATGCGAGAATTTCACAATCTTGTTGTACAGAAGGCCTCTGGAGAGGAGAGCTGGTTGCGTGAAATTAGGCAGTGGAAGATGTGGTACACTGATGAGATGGATGGCCGTCTCGTTCAGAAGGGAGTCCTCGACCACAGGAATTTGGCGGTCAGGTTGTCAAAGTTATTCCCATCATTGGTATCTAAGGAGAAACTACAAGATGGTCACATCAAGTTCATGACCAGTTCTAAACACAGGTGTGTGAACAGCACCCTTTCTTTCCAGAGAGGACTGGCAAAACTATGGGATATTGAAG ATGAAGAGATTGACTATGAGGTGAACGACGCACTGATGAGGTTCTTTGACCACTGCACCAGGTTTGTGGAGACCGTCGACAAGAACCAGTCAGCCATGGCTGAGCTGGACAAGTTCAAGTCCAGTGCAGAGATGAGGAGGGTGCAGGAGAAGATAGCAGACCGGCTCCTGGTCCCCTACAGCCACATTACATCAG ACATGGCTGAGGCTGCATTTCACCTGTGTGCTTACGAGTTGGCCATCAAAACCATCAACTCCCCCTGGTGTCAACTCTTTGATGAGGCGGATGCTCTG GTTCTGGAATATGCAAATGACCTGAAGCAGTTCTGGAAAAGAGGTTATGGTCATGACATCAACAGCAAGTCGAGCTGCATTCTCTTTCATGATGTATTCAGCCGTCTGGATAGAGCGGCCAATGAGATCAG ATCTGGCAGTAACGTCACAGAAGCAGCGACCATCCAGGTGGGTCACGCTGACACTCTCCTGCCTTTGCTGACCCTGCTGGGTTTCTTCAAGGACAGCGTGCCCCTGACCTCCAACAACTATGTCACCCAGGGCCAGCGTGCCTTCCGCACCAGTCGCATGATGCCCTACGCTGCCAACCTGGTCCTTGTGCTGTATGACTGCAGTGGAAACCTCCGTCTGCAGGCACTGCTCAACGAGCGGCCCCTGGCCTTCCCAGGCCTGGCCGCCAcccagggagaggagggagcccCGCTCTACCAGGATGTCAGAGACCACTACGGGGAACTGCTCCAGGGCTGCGACTTTGAGAAGGAGTGCCAACTGTTCCCATCCAAATGA